A stretch of DNA from Micromonospora sp. NBC_01813:
CCGCCCAGCTACTCGCCGCCGACGTCGAGGTGCTCAGCGGCCAGGCCGAGCAGGCCTACGACCGGCTGGTCGGTCTGATCCGGCGCAGCGCCGGCGACGACCGGGAGACCATCCGCAAACATCTGGTGTCGCTGTTCACCGTCGCCGGGCCGGACGACCCGGCGGTGGCGAAGGCCCGCCGCGCGCTGGCCAGCGCGTTGTTCTGAGTCGCGTCGATGCGCCGGATAGCCGTTCTTGACGCACCGTCGAACCTCGGTCTGCGCCCGCCGACCGGGACGTCGGTGCCCGGCTGCGCGAAAGCGCCCGGCGCACTACGCGACCACGCCCTGCTGGCCCGGCTCGGCGCCCGTGACGCCGGCTGTCTGACCCCGCCCCGGTACGACCCGCTGGACTGGCGTCCCGGTGACGGGGTCTGCCACGCCGGGTCGATCTCGGCGTACTCGGTGGCGCTCGCCGGGCGGATCGGCGCGATCATCGACGCCGGCGAGTTCCCACTGGTGCTCGGCGGTGACTGCTCGGTCCTGCTCGGCGGCGCACTCGCCATGCACCGCCTCGGTGAGGCGGTCGGCGGACGGATCGGCCTGGTCTTCGTCGACGGCCACTCCGACTTCCGGCACCCCGGCAACGCCTCCTACGTGGGGGCGGCCGCCGGCGAGGACCTGGCCCTGGTCACCGGCCGGGGCCAGCCGGACCTGGCGGCGATCGAGGGCCGTCGGCCGTACTTCCGCGACATCGACGTGGTGGTGCTCGGCATCCGCGCGCAGGACGAGTACCGGCTTGACCTGCAGGCGGCCGGGATCGTCACCCGACCGGTGCCGGCGCTGCGCGCCGAGGGCGCGGCCCGCAGCGCGCAGTGGGCCCGCGACCAGCTGATCGACTGCGCCGGCTACTGGGTGCACGTCGACGTCGACGTGCTCGACCCGGCGGTGATGCCGGCGGTCGACGCGCCGGACCCGGGTGGGATCGCCTTCGCCGAGCTGGAGCTGCTGCTCGCGGAGCTGGTCGACACCCCGCACTGTCTCGGCGTGGAACTCACCGTCTTCGACCCGGACTACGACCCGGACGGCACGTACGCCGCCGAGATCGTGTCGACCATGGTCGCCGGCCTGCGCCCGGTGCACCGGGACCGCGCTCCGGCCGACGCGGCCACGACGCCGACTTCGCCTACATCGGAGACGACGGAGGCACCGGCTCCGGTCGTCGAGGCGGCGACGACACCTGCGGTCGTCGAGCCGACCGCTGAGCCCACTGCAGAACCAGCCGTTGAGGCTGCCGTCGAGCCGGGCCTACCTGCGGTGGCGGCGCTGCGGCCCGCTGTGCCACTGGTCCCGCCGGTGACCCTGTCGGTCGCCGACCGGATCGCACCGCGTGGGTCGGCCAAGCCAGGACGGCTCCGGCGACCAGCGCCGTCCCCACGGCCGCCGGCCGCCGACTCCACCGAACCGCCGTCGCCGCCGGTGGCCACCGAAGCGCCAGCTCCGTCCGAAGACTGAGTCAGTCGCGATCGTGCGTCGTCAGTAGGTCGAGCACGGCTTTCCACTGGAACGGTCCGTCCGGGACGGCCGGCCGCAGGGCGTCGGTGGCAGTGAAGCGAACTCCGGCACCGGCGAGCAGCTCGATGCTGCGGCTGAAGGCCGGGTGGGCGGCGAGTACCGCCTTGGCGTACGGCGAGGCGATGACTGGCGTACCCGACCCCAACGCCTCGTTGAGGATGCCCAACGCCGCCGTGTTGTTGGTGCCGGCGGCCCACTGATTGATCGTGTTGAAGGTGGCGGGTGCGACGATGATGGCATCGGCCCTCGGCAGCGACTTCGGCTCCTGTGGTCCGCGTGGTTCGCGTTTGACCGGGTGGCCGGTGATCCGCTCAAGGGATTCCGGATCAACCCATGCGGCAGCGGCCTCGGTCATGACGGGGTATACGTCCCAGCCGTCGTTGCGGAGTCGTTCAGCCAGCTCGGCGACCCGGGCGGCCGGCGGTGCGGCGCAGATGACGAGTAGGACAACGGGGGTGGCTTCGGTCATGAGTCCGGTACTCCTGCCCGGTTGGCGAGGGCTCGTAGCCCTGGCGTGTCGCTGCGGCGTTCCCGCCGGAGCAGCTTGGTGATGAGGCAAGTGGCGGTGGCGTTGAGCTTGATGGCCCGGTTCAGCCCTGCGCTTCGTTCGGGTCGACGACGAACACGCCGACACCCTGCACGCCCTCGATCAGCCCTTCGGTCCGCAGCTTGAAGATTGCTTGGCGTACGACGATGGCTGACACGTCGTGCTCCTTGCACAGCTGAGCGGTGGACGGAAGCTTGTCGCCTGGTGCCAGCTCACCGGAGACGATCTGGCTCCGGAGGTGGTCGGCGATCTTCTCCCACTTGGGCTTGGCGGGCATGGGCGGCTCCCTGATCTGCCTCATCGATCCACTATGGCGCGCGCCGTGCCTCGGGGAGATCGGTGGTCAGTTGGTGGTGAGGCTGCGGAGGAAGGTCTCCGCGATCGGCACCGCGTCGCCGGACCCCGAGCCGCCCTGCTCGACGAAGACCGCGAACGCCACGTCGCCCTGCCAGCCGATGAACCAGGCGTGCGTGTTGGCCGGGTCGTTGTCGTACTCGGCGGTGCCGGTCTTGCCGTACACCGGCTCACCCGGCACGTCCCGCAGCGCCTCGGCGGTGCCGTCGGTGACCGCCGCCCGCATCATGGCGCGCAGCGCGTCGACGGCGGCGGCGTCCAGCTGCGGACCGTCCGGGGCCGGGGACTGCGGTGCCGGCTCCGCGATCAGCGTCGGCTGCCGCCACTGACCACGGGCGACCGCTGCCGTCGCCCCGGCCATCGCCAGCGGGCTGACCAGCGTGGTGCCCTGGCCGAACGCGGCGGCGGCCCGCTCGGCCGGCGCACCACCGGTGGAGACCTTGCCGGTGAACGCGGAGACTCCCAGCCGCCACTCGCCCTCCAGTCCGAGTAGCCGGCCCGCCTCGGCCAGCCCGTCGGCGCCCAGCTCGGGCGCGAGGTTGGCGAACGTCGTGTTGCAGGATTTCGCGAAGACGGTCCGGAACGGCACCCGGCCCAGCTCGAAGCCGTTGGCGTTGGTGAAGGCCCGGCCGTCGACGGTGGCGGTCTTCGGGCAGTCGACGGCAACATCCGGGCCGACCGCGCCGGATTCGAGCAACCCGAGCGTGCTGACCATCTTGAAGGTGGATCCGGGCGGGACCTGCGCGGTGAACGCGAGGTTCTCCGTACCGCCATCGGGGCCGTTCGCGACGGCGACCAGCGCGCCGTCGCTGATCCGCACCGCGACCAGCGCGCTGCGGCGGGCCTGCCCGGCGAGGGCTGCGTCGGCGGCGGTCTGCGTCGCGACGTCCAGCGTGGTCCGCAGCGGATCACCGGGCCGGGCGTCCGAGCTGAACAGCACCTCGTCGGCGGAGACCGTGCCGTCCGGGGCGGTCCCCGCGATCTGCACCGAATACCCCGGTACGCCGCGTAGCCGCTCCTCGTAGCCGCCCTGCAGGCCGCCGTGGCCGACCATGTCGCCGATCTCGTACCGGCCGGGGTGGGTCTCCATGTCCTGGCGCTGCACCGGGTCGACCGTTCCGAGCAGCGCGCGGGCGAACTCGCGGGTGGGGGCCAGGTCGCGCTGCTCGCTGCGGAACCGGGTGCCCGGCAGGTCGAAGATCCGGCCGGCGACCTGGTCGTACGCCTCCTTGCGCAGGGTGACCACGTCGACGAAGGCGTCCGGCTTGGCGGCGGCGAGCCGGTCCGGCAGGTCGGTCAGGTCGATCGGCGGGCTGATCGGCGGGCGGATCGCCCGGAACGCGGCGTCGAGGTCGTCGACCAGGGCATCCGGCGAGACGACCTCGCTGGGCTGTACGCCGATCACGACGACGTCGCGTGGCGCGACGACCGGCTCCCCGGCGCCGTCGAGGACCGGCCCGCGTCGCGGAGCGAGGCGGTTGAGCTGGAACCGGTCGCCGGCGGCGAGCTGTTCGTGGACGATGGCCGGATCCCAGATGATCTGCCAGCCGTCGTCGGCGGCCTGCCGCAGCCGGATCGAGGTGGTGTAGCTCCAGCGCACGTCGCCGGGCAGCGTCCACTCGACGGCGAGGGAGTTGGTCGCGATGTCCGCGGTGACGTCGGCTTCGCCGTCGCGGCGCAGCTGCGGCGGAGTGTCCGACAGGTCCCCGACCAGCGCGGCCAGCTCCTCGCCCACGTCGGTGGCGGGCAGTCGCTGCCCGGCCGGGGTGATGAAGCCGATCGTGGACACGTCGCCGGCCAGCCAGCCGTCGACGAAGGCGTCGACGGTGCGTTCCGGCCCGTCGTCGGACGAACAGCCGGTCAGGGCGGTCCCGGTGAGCACCAGGGCCGCGGTGAGCGCGGCTGACCAGCGGAGCCGACGGATCGGCTGGCGGTGCGGGCGCGCTGCCTCGTAACGCATGCGACGGTCCCCTTCCGGACGCATGGCGGACAGCCGAACGGTAGTACGTCGGCGCACCGGCCGCTGCCCCCGGCACCGGCCAGGACAGGTGATGAATCGGGGGTCCGGGGTAACCAGGAGACGCAGGTCCGTGATCCGGCCCAGGCCTTATCACGTGTGGTGTCCACTTGGTGTCACTAAGTCGACTGCCAAGGGCTGGAGTGCCGTCAGATTGATGATCGAGAAGGCTTAGGCTTGGCCGTAGTTGACCCCACAGCGTGGTGGGGCCGAGGGGAGTCCGCACCAATGAACCGGCGTCCGGGGACGAAGTCGAAACGCAAAGCTCCGGGCGGTGACGAGCGCCGCCGCCCCACCACCACCGGGCCGCAGCCGCAGGCCGATCCGGACCTCGGCGAGCCATTCACCGTACGGGTCTTCCCGCCACCGGAGACGACCCTCGCCGCGGTCGTCGACGACGGCGACGACACCGGGCTCGACGAGCCGATGCCGAGCGCGGAGCGGCTGATCGCCCAGGCCGTGTCGCTCGCCGACACCGATCACGACACCGCCTCCCTGGTGGACCGGTTCTGGCGGTTCGCCGCCGACGAGGAACTGGTCGGCTGCACCCCGCAGGAGATGCTCGCCGCCGCCCGGGCACACCGGGAGCTGGCCGGGCACCGGCTGCCTGGCGAGTTGAAGCTGCGGTTGACCGCCCCCGCCGTCCGCCAGCCGTACACCGTCATCGAGATCGTCACCGACGACATGCCGTTCCTGGTGGACTCGGTGACCGCGCTGCTCAACGAGCGGCACTTCGACGTCCAGCTGCTGGTCCACCCGCTGGTCGTGGTGCGGCGTGAGCCGCTCGGCCAACTGACCGAGGTCGCCGCCGACGTCGAGCCGGACGACGCCATCGACGGCGACCTGCTGGAAAGCTGGATCCGGATCGAAATCGATCCGGTCCGGGACGCCGGCGACCGGGACCGGCTGGTCCGGGACCTGCAGCGGGTGCTCACCGACGTCCGCGAGGCGGTCGAGGACTGGCCGAAGATGCGCCGTCGGGCCCTGACCCTCGCCGACGAGCTGGGCAAGGCCGGTGTGCTGCCGGTGCCGGAGAAGGACGTCAACGACTCGGTCGAGCTGCTGCGGTGGCTGGCCGACGACCACTTCACCTTCCTCGGTTACCGCGAATACCGGCTGGTCGACAGCGGCGACGGGGACAAGGCGCTGGTCGCGGTGCTCGGCACCGGGCTCGGCATCCTGCGCCAGGACCAGACCCGGCCCCGCCCGCTCACCTCGATGACCCCGCAGGCGGCGGCCAAGGCGCTGGAGAAGCGGCTGCTGATCATCACCAAGGCCAACTCGCGGGCCACCGTGCACCGGGCCGCGTACCTCGACTACATCGGTTTCAAGGTCTTCGACGACGCCGGAGAGGTGGTCGGCGAGCGGCGTTTCCTCGGCCTGTTCTCCACCGCCGCGTACCGCACCAGCGTCCAGGAGTTGCCGGTGGTCCGGCGCAAGGTCGCCGAGGTGCTGGAACGCTCCGGGCTCAGCCCACGCAGCCACTCCGGCAAGGACATGCTGCAGATCCTGGAGACCTACCCCCGCGACGAGCTGTTCCAGATCCGTACCGACGATCTCTATCAGGCCGTGCTCGGCGTGCTGCGGATGGC
This window harbors:
- a CDS encoding arginase family protein, with the translated sequence MRRIAVLDAPSNLGLRPPTGTSVPGCAKAPGALRDHALLARLGARDAGCLTPPRYDPLDWRPGDGVCHAGSISAYSVALAGRIGAIIDAGEFPLVLGGDCSVLLGGALAMHRLGEAVGGRIGLVFVDGHSDFRHPGNASYVGAAAGEDLALVTGRGQPDLAAIEGRRPYFRDIDVVVLGIRAQDEYRLDLQAAGIVTRPVPALRAEGAARSAQWARDQLIDCAGYWVHVDVDVLDPAVMPAVDAPDPGGIAFAELELLLAELVDTPHCLGVELTVFDPDYDPDGTYAAEIVSTMVAGLRPVHRDRAPADAATTPTSPTSETTEAPAPVVEAATTPAVVEPTAEPTAEPAVEAAVEPGLPAVAALRPAVPLVPPVTLSVADRIAPRGSAKPGRLRRPAPSPRPPAADSTEPPSPPVATEAPAPSED
- a CDS encoding flavoprotein, whose protein sequence is MTEATPVVLLVICAAPPAARVAELAERLRNDGWDVYPVMTEAAAAWVDPESLERITGHPVKREPRGPQEPKSLPRADAIIVAPATFNTINQWAAGTNNTAALGILNEALGSGTPVIASPYAKAVLAAHPAFSRSIELLAGAGVRFTATDALRPAVPDGPFQWKAVLDLLTTHDRD
- a CDS encoding winged helix-turn-helix domain-containing protein is translated as MPAKPKWEKIADHLRSQIVSGELAPGDKLPSTAQLCKEHDVSAIVVRQAIFKLRTEGLIEGVQGVGVFVVDPNEAQG
- a CDS encoding penicillin-binding transpeptidase domain-containing protein, whose amino-acid sequence is MRYEAARPHRQPIRRLRWSAALTAALVLTGTALTGCSSDDGPERTVDAFVDGWLAGDVSTIGFITPAGQRLPATDVGEELAALVGDLSDTPPQLRRDGEADVTADIATNSLAVEWTLPGDVRWSYTTSIRLRQAADDGWQIIWDPAIVHEQLAAGDRFQLNRLAPRRGPVLDGAGEPVVAPRDVVVIGVQPSEVVSPDALVDDLDAAFRAIRPPISPPIDLTDLPDRLAAAKPDAFVDVVTLRKEAYDQVAGRIFDLPGTRFRSEQRDLAPTREFARALLGTVDPVQRQDMETHPGRYEIGDMVGHGGLQGGYEERLRGVPGYSVQIAGTAPDGTVSADEVLFSSDARPGDPLRTTLDVATQTAADAALAGQARRSALVAVRISDGALVAVANGPDGGTENLAFTAQVPPGSTFKMVSTLGLLESGAVGPDVAVDCPKTATVDGRAFTNANGFELGRVPFRTVFAKSCNTTFANLAPELGADGLAEAGRLLGLEGEWRLGVSAFTGKVSTGGAPAERAAAAFGQGTTLVSPLAMAGATAAVARGQWRQPTLIAEPAPQSPAPDGPQLDAAAVDALRAMMRAAVTDGTAEALRDVPGEPVYGKTGTAEYDNDPANTHAWFIGWQGDVAFAVFVEQGGSGSGDAVPIAETFLRSLTTN